From the genome of Solidesulfovibrio carbinolicus, one region includes:
- a CDS encoding GGDEF domain-containing protein — protein MRSIKNYDFLDNEQKEQFQALVMEILRARDFSDAKFHEVVKANERILAAPWNRALTRTLAETAALVQEFQDTLFRHKGGVQKLENVTDSAVESGGDVEQTLGAIRRGFREMVAMIEEDAEKMVALTLTDALTAIPNRRAFDEHIGRNIAVADQGQRQLSLFMLDIDHFKRFNDEHGHRIGDQALVVVGSILKGFADEMKQLEDREIFPARYGGEEFAVTLLDVAKKEAEELADIIRRKIERYNFVIRDPDGQILAAGIKINVSIGVAELLEDCPAAARDVPHLVDAADKALYLAKASGRNQVRGYVKG, from the coding sequence ATGCGCAGCATCAAGAACTACGATTTTCTCGACAACGAACAGAAGGAGCAATTCCAGGCCCTTGTCATGGAAATCCTGCGTGCCCGCGACTTTTCCGACGCCAAGTTCCACGAGGTCGTCAAGGCCAACGAACGCATCCTGGCCGCGCCCTGGAACCGGGCGCTCACCCGCACCCTGGCCGAAACCGCCGCCCTGGTGCAGGAATTTCAGGATACCCTGTTTCGCCACAAGGGCGGCGTCCAGAAGCTCGAAAACGTCACCGACTCGGCCGTGGAGTCCGGCGGCGACGTGGAGCAGACCCTTGGGGCCATCCGCCGGGGATTTCGGGAAATGGTGGCCATGATCGAGGAAGACGCCGAGAAGATGGTGGCGCTCACCCTCACCGACGCGCTGACCGCCATCCCCAACCGACGCGCCTTTGACGAACACATCGGCCGCAACATCGCCGTGGCCGACCAGGGCCAACGCCAGCTGTCGCTGTTCATGCTCGACATCGACCACTTCAAACGCTTCAACGACGAACACGGCCACCGCATCGGCGACCAAGCCCTGGTCGTGGTCGGCTCCATCCTCAAGGGCTTTGCCGACGAAATGAAGCAGCTCGAAGACCGCGAAATCTTCCCCGCCCGCTACGGCGGCGAGGAATTCGCCGTCACGCTTCTGGACGTCGCCAAAAAAGAAGCCGAGGAACTGGCCGACATCATCCGCCGCAAGATCGAACGCTACAACTTCGTCATCCGCGACCCCGACGGCCAGATCCTGGCCGCCGGCATCAAGATCAACGTCAGCATCGGCGTGGCCGAACTCCTCGAAGACTGCCCGGCCGCCGCCCGCGACGTGCCCCACCTGGTCGATGCCGCCGACAAAGCGCTCTATTTGGCCAAGGCCTCGGGGCGAAACCA
- a CDS encoding O-methyltransferase, which produces MLIRYIPGATGFEAGLRRAARATLYLPTACRMAADPCYPWINAGAVRFLSRTLTRRMTGFEWGGGRSTAFLARRVLHLVSVEHNPKWRRRTLALLARHCLANVDCRFLPPGDAPGRPEARPQPWRRLNHVHRMPEYAAYSDAILEFPEEHFDFVSIDGRARVECAFNAASRLRPGGFLLLDNSEWEKYAPIFAAFLDWRRCDFENGVWRTSLLFKPDARSG; this is translated from the coding sequence ATGCTGATCCGTTACATCCCCGGCGCCACCGGCTTTGAGGCCGGCCTTCGCCGGGCGGCCCGGGCGACGCTTTATCTGCCCACAGCCTGCCGCATGGCGGCGGACCCGTGCTATCCCTGGATCAACGCCGGGGCGGTGCGCTTTTTGTCGCGCACCCTCACCCGCCGCATGACGGGCTTCGAGTGGGGCGGCGGGCGCAGCACGGCCTTTCTGGCCAGGCGCGTGCTCCATCTCGTGTCCGTGGAGCACAACCCCAAATGGCGGCGGCGCACCCTGGCCCTTCTGGCCCGGCATTGCCTGGCCAACGTGGACTGCCGCTTCCTGCCGCCGGGCGACGCCCCCGGCCGGCCCGAGGCCCGGCCACAACCGTGGCGACGCCTGAACCACGTCCACCGGATGCCCGAATACGCCGCCTACAGCGACGCCATATTGGAATTTCCCGAAGAGCATTTCGATTTCGTGTCCATCGACGGCCGGGCCAGGGTGGAATGCGCCTTCAATGCCGCCTCGCGCCTGCGGCCCGGCGGATTCCTGTTGCTCGACAACAGCGAATGGGAAAAATACGCCCCCATCTTCGCCGCCTTCCTGGATTGGCGAAGATGCGATTTCGAGAACGGCGTGTGGCGCACGAGCCTTTTGTTCAAGCCAGACGCCCGCAGCGGGTGA
- a CDS encoding STAS domain-containing protein: protein MDLHVTAHGRVTLVSGLPKMFDYTVCPEFQRQLAAHLETSPAVLAFDLTGVEFVDSSAIGSLITVRNRLMASGGSVALCSMAEGVAKVLRIADLGKVFSLYPDTAAALAAGQA from the coding sequence ATGGACTTGCACGTCACCGCCCATGGCCGGGTGACCCTGGTTTCCGGCCTGCCCAAAATGTTCGACTACACCGTATGCCCGGAGTTCCAGCGCCAGTTGGCCGCCCACCTCGAAACGTCGCCGGCGGTTCTGGCCTTTGACCTGACGGGCGTGGAGTTCGTGGATTCCAGCGCCATTGGCAGCCTGATCACGGTGCGAAACCGCCTCATGGCCTCGGGCGGCTCCGTCGCCCTGTGCTCCATGGCCGAAGGCGTGGCCAAGGTGCTGCGCATAGCCGACCTGGGCAAGGTGTTTTCGCTCTACCCCGACACCGCCGCCGCCCTGGCCGCCGGCCAGGCCTAG